One stretch of Nomascus leucogenys isolate Asia chromosome 7b, Asia_NLE_v1, whole genome shotgun sequence DNA includes these proteins:
- the TUBGCP6 gene encoding gamma-tubulin complex component 6 isoform X5, whose product MAPYWGSGCLASVTGVLCPCAASPGLCGEAGCPCVRSISREHQQPALGSGRVWDLLHAPESLLSAARPGLFVQQGPRVPGLHQWPEEVPAVLPGLCPFHSAHPEPPHHWFSLQETGPAAQGVKLLSYLYQEALHNCSNEHYPVLLSLLKTSCEPYTRFIHDWVYSGVFRDAYGEFMIQVNHEYLSFRDKSYWTHGYVLISKEVEDCVPVFLKHIAHDVYVCGKTINLLKLCCPRHYLCWSDVPVPRISVIFSLEELKEIEKDCAVYVGRMERVARHSSVSKEEKELRMEIAKQELIAHAREAASRVLSALSDRQMSERMALDARKREQFQRLKEQFVKDQERRQAARQEELDDDFSYARELRDREKRLKSLEEELERKARQALVDHYSKLSAEAARREQKALWKIQRHRLGSARLRFLLEDEKHIQEMLKAVSEAHQPQEPPDILLSVHPQVTSPGPEHPEGGRGCDSGCAEQHSAAWGGRNRPGLLTPQPLKPLAVGAGGTGLQQVEARPFSDSLSIGDFLPVGPGAEPSVQTGTVPLLEVALQTINLDLPPSAPGEAPTAASTQPSRPQEYDFSTVLRPAVATSPAPGPLQAAECSLGSSGLQLWEDSYGKVDACGSALRETLPPSHPPRCAALEEGSSQPTEQLFGQESGDGLPTGDYASEIAPTRPRWNTHGHVSDASIRVGENVSDVAPTRPRWNIHGHVSNASIRVGENVSDVAPTRPRWNTHGHVSNASIRVGENVSDVAPTRPRWNTHGHVSDASISLGEPVSDVAPTWSRWNTHGHVSDASISLGEPVSDAAPTWSRWNTHAPIPPPHMMLGALSPEAEPNTPRPQQSPPGHMSQSALCLGAQSTVLDRGPRLPVEVGPSLSSPSSGCGEESISVGENVSDVAPTQPWWPNTPGDGVSEELGPGRSGDTEDVSPNRPLNSQEDTAAQSSPGAGEEEAVAAEAQGGEQNYLAGLAGQYHLERYPDSYESMSEPPIAHLLRPVLPRAFAFPVDPQVQSAADETAVQLSELLTLPVLMKRSITAPLAAHISLVNKAAVDYFFVELHLEAHYEALRHFLLMEDGEFAQSLSDLLFEKVTYGHGVGPVVEGRPWERGDWLQAHSPLLLWHSPHGTPASARHVLGTPGDAGPFSAQLGAGQTPGELLNPLVLNSVLSKALQCSLHGDTPHASNLSLALKYLPEVFAPNAPDVLSCLELRYKVDWPLNIVITEGCLSKYSGVFSFLLQLKLMMWALKDICFHLKRTALLSHMASSVQFRQLQLFKHEMQHFVKVIQGYIANQILHVTWCEFKARLATVGDLEEIQRAHAEYLHKAVFSTASLQGPAHGEGGACHEHHPQHLQPRAQVPQPAHLPGLGARWGPAGCRAPQLCTHAAVLQHLQVLLPLSLQSGDQAGEPRLPAPPGGLSAAHQLQQLLPGHLRLLCGGRANKGVLDPVCISLSPGRGLRTGQGGGRMTTEADLRELLVYLGAWVQPPGTRLHC is encoded by the exons ATGGCACCTTACTGGGGGTCTGGGTGCCTGGCCTCTGTGACTGGTGTCCTCTGCCCCTGTGCAGCCAGCCCAGGCCTTTGTGGTGAAGCGGGGTGTCCATGTGTCAGGAGCATCTCCCGAGAGCATCAGCAGCCTGCTCTCGGAAGTGGCCGAGTATGGGACCTGCTACACGCGCCTGAGTCACTTCTCTCTGCAGCCCGTCCTGGACTCTTTGTACAGCAAGGGCCTCGTGTTCCAG GCCTTCACCAGTGGCCTGAGGAGGTACCTGCAGTATTACCGGGCCTGTGTCCTTTCCACTCCGCCCACCCTGAGCCTCCTCACCATTGGTTTTCTCTTCAAGAAACTGGGCCGGCAGCTCAG GGCGTGAAGCTGTTGTCCTACCTCTACCAGGAGGCGCTGCACAACTGCAGCAACGAGCACTACCCTGTGCTGCTGTCCCTGCTGAAGACCAGCTGCGAGCCCTACACCCG GTTCATCCACGACTGGGTGTACAGCGGGGTGTTCAGAGACGCTTATGGCGAGTTCATGATTCAGGTGAACCACGAGTACCTCAGCTTCCGAG ATAAGTCGTACTGGACACATGGCTACGTGCTCATCTCCAAAGAGGTGGAGGACTGTGTTCCTGTGTTTCTGAAGCACATTGCCCACGACGTATACGTCTGCGGGAAGACCATTAACCTGCTGAAGCTCTGCTGCCCCCGG CATTACCTCTGTTGGTCCGACGTCCCCGTCCCCCGGATCTCGGTGATTTTCTCCCTTGAGGAGTTGAAGGAGATTGAGAAGGACTGTGCCGTCTACGTTGGGCGCATGGAGAGGGTGGCCCGCCACAGCTCTGTCAGCAAGGAGGAGAAG GAATTACGTATGGAAATTGCAAAACAAGAATTAATCGCTCATGCCCGGGAAGCAGCATCCAGGGTCCTGAGTGCACTGAGTG ACCGGCAGATGTCAGAACGGATGGCCTTGGATGCCCGGAAGCGTGAGCAGTTTCAGAGGCTGAAAGAACAGTTTGTGAAGGACCAGGAG CGACGCCAGGCGGCCAGGCAGGAGGAGCTGGATGATGACTTCAGCTACGCCCGTGAGCTCCGAGACAGGGAGAAGAGGCTGAAGTCcctggaggaggagctggagagGAAGGCGAG GCAGGCGCTGGTCGACCACTACAGCAAGCTCTCTGCAGAGGCAGCTCGTCGGGAGCAGAAGGCGCTGTGGAAAATCCAGAGGCACCGGCTGGGGAGTGCACGGCTTCGTTTTCTCTTAGAAGATGAGAAACACATTCAG GAGATGCTGAAAGCAGTGTCTGAGGCTCACCAGCCCCAGGAGCCGCCAGACATCCTCTTGAGCGTGCACCCCCAG GTCACATCTCCAGGCCCTGAGCACCCAGAGGGAGGCCGAGGCTGTGATTCTGGGTGTGCGGAGCAACACTCGGCTGCCTGGGGTGGCCGGAACAGGCCAGGCCTGCTGACCCCACAGCCCCTTAAGCCTCTAGCAGTGGGGGCTGGTGGCACGGGGCTGCAGCAGGTGGAGGCCAGACCCTTCTCTGACAGCCTCAGCATTGGAGACTTCCTACCTGTGGGCCCAGGGGCTGAGCCGTCCGTGCAGACTGGCACGGTCCCTCTCCTGGAGGTGGCACTGCAGACCATTAACTTGGACCTGCCCCcctcagctcctggggaggcaCCCACAGCAGCCAGCACTCAGCCCTCCAGGCCACAGGAGTACGACTTTAGTACTGTCCTGAGGCCAGCTGTGGCCACCTCACCTGCACCAGGGCCCCTGCAGGCTGCAGAGTGCAGCTTGGGCAGCTCAGGGCTACAGCTGTGGGAGGACAGTTATGGGAAGGTGGATGCCTGTGGCTCTGCCTTGCGGGAGACTCTGCCCCCATCACACCCACCCAGATGTGCTGCTCTGGAGGAGGGGAGCAGCCAGCCCACAGAGCAGCTCTTTGGGCAGGAGTCAGGGGATGGTCTTCCCACAGGGGACTACGCTTCTGAAATAGCTCCCACCCGGCCACGGTGGAACACCCACGGGCACGTGTCTGACGCCAGCATCAGGGTCGGGGAGAACGTGTCGGACGTGGCTCCCACCCGGCCACGGTGGAACATCCATGGACATGTGTCCAATGCCAGCATCAGGGTTGGGGAGAACGTGTCGGACGTGGCTCCCACCCGGCCACGGTGGAACACCCACGGGCACGTGTCCAACGCCAGCATCAGGGTTGGGGAGAATGTGTCGGACGTGGCTCCCACCCGGCCACGGTGGAACACCCACGGACACGTGTCTGACGCCAGCATCAGCCTGGGGGAGCCTGTGTCGGACGTGGCTCCCACCTGGTCACGGTGGAACACCCATGGACACGTGTCTGACGCCAGCATCAGCCTGGGGGAGCCTGTGTCGGACGCGGCTCCCACCTGGTCACGGTGGAACACCCATGCACCCATCCCTCCGCCCCACATGATGCTGGGGGCTctctcaccagaagctgagcccAACACACCCAGGCCCCAACAGAGCCCCCCTGGCCACATGTCCCAGTCAGCGCTCTGCCTGGGAGCACAGAGCACTGTGCTGGACCGTGGGCCACGGCTGCCTGTAGAAGTGGGGCCATCTCTGTCCTCCCCCAGCTCGGGCTGCGGGGAGGAGAGCATCAGCGTGGGGGAGAACGTGTCGGACGTGGCTCCCACCCAGCCATGGTGGCCCAACACCCCGGGAGATGGTGTCTCTGAAGAACTAG GCCCTGGGAGGAGCGGGGACACTGAGGACGTCTCTCCGAACCGGCCTCTGAACTCACAG GAAGACACAGCTGCCCAGAGCAGCCCAGGCGCTGGTGAGGAGGAGGCAGTGGCGGCGGAGGCTCAGGGCGGGGAGCAGAACTACCTGGCAGGCCTGGCAGGGCAGTACCACTTGGAGCGGTACCCGGACAGTTACGAGTCCATGT CTGAGCCGCCCATCGCTCACCTTTTGCGCCCTGTGCTTCCCCGGGCCTTCGCCTTCCCCGTGGACCCCCAGGTCCAGTCTGCCGCTGATGAGACTGCCGTGCAGCTGAGCGAGTTGCTGACGCTGCCCGTGCTCATGAAGCGCTCCATCACGGCACCATTGGCCGCCCA CATCTCCTTGGTGAACAAGGCCGCTGTCGACTACTTCTTCGTGGAGCTGCACCTGGAGGCGCACTATGAGGCGCTGCGGCACTTCCTGCTGATGGAGGACGGCGAGTTCGCCCAGTCCCTCAGCGACCTGCTCTTTGAGAAGGTGACCTACGGACACGGAGTGGGGCCAGTGGTAGAGGGGAGGCCGTGGGAAAGGGGAGACTGGCTGCAGGCCCACAGCCCCCTGCTGCTCTGGCACAGCCCCCATGGGACGCCAGCGAGTGCCAGGCATGTGCTTGGGACTCCTGGGGATGCTGGTCCCTTTTCTGCCCAGCTTGGAGCTGGGCAAACGCCCGGAGAGCTGCTCAATCCGCTGGTGCTGAACTCTGTGCTGAGCAAGGCCCTGCAGTGCAGCCTGCATGGGGACACCCCGCACGCCTCCAACCTCTCCCTCGCTCTCAAGTACCTGCCCGAGGTGTTTGCCCCCAACGCCCCGgatgtgctgagctgcctggagctcaGGTACAAG GTGGACTGGCCCCTCAACATTGTCATCACCGAGGGCTGCCTGAGCAAGTACAGCGgtgtcttctccttcctgctgcagcTGAAGCTCATGATGTGGGCGCTCAAGGACATCTGCTTCCACCTCAAGCGCACAG CCCTGCTGAGCCACATGGCCAGCTCCGTGCAGTTCCGCCAGCTGCAGCTGTTCAAGCACGAGATGCAGCACTTCGTGAAGGTCATCCAGGGCTACATCGCCAACCAGATCCTGCACGTCACCTGGTGCGAGTTCAAGGCCAGGCTGGCCACCGTGGGCGACCTGGAGGAGATCCAGCGTGCGCACGCAGAGTACCTGCACAAGGCCGTCTTCAG CACCGCTTCCCTGCAGGGGCCTGCTCACGGAGAAGGCGGCGCCTGTCATGAACATCATCCACAGCATCTTCAGCCTCGTGCTCAAGTTCCGCAGCCAGCTCATCTCCCAGGCCTGGGGGCCCGCTGGGGGCCCGCGGGGTGCAGAGCACCCCAACTTTGCACTCATGCAGCAGTCCTACAACACCTTCAAGTACTACTCCCACTTTCTCTTCAAAG TGGTGACCAAGCTGGTGAACCGCGGCTACCAGCCCCACCTGGAGGACTTTCTGCTGCGCATCAACTTCAACAACTACTACCAGGACACCTGAGGCTGCTCTGCGGGGGACGTGCCAATAAAGGTGTCCTGGACCCTgtctgcatctctctctctcctgggcgAGGGCTGAGgacagggcagggtgggggaagAATGACCACAGAGGCGGACCTGAGGGAGTTGCTGGTTTATTTAGGAGCCTGGGTCCAGCCCCCAGGGACCAGGCTGCACTGCTGA